In Biomphalaria glabrata chromosome 11, xgBioGlab47.1, whole genome shotgun sequence, the following proteins share a genomic window:
- the LOC129921777 gene encoding uncharacterized protein LOC129921777: MPTKGYMFGKKKRYCKPRGRHASKTNAQLQSSVLDTAGSEAATTQPASAAERKISLTAVTNADNTNKRLPEDFIYVMMNSMQLTTMVSLLCCPHCFDNKLTMCIKLQWLSKCNGGRSSIQNLFALCGIQKTCLWHDAV; encoded by the exons atgccaacaaaaggttatatgtttggaaagaaaaaacgttACTGTAAGCCTAGAGGACGACatgcttcaaagacaaatgcacaattacaaag ctCTGTTTTGGATACAGCTGGATCTGAAGCAGCAACAACACAGCCTGCAAGTGCAGCTGAGCGAAAAATATCCCTAACTGCAGTTACTAACGCTGATAACACCAATAAGAggctgcctgaagatttcatatacgtcatgatgaattcaatgcaattgaccacaatggtctccttgttgtgctgtccacattgcTTTGACAACAAATTAACTATGTGCATCAAACTTCAGTGGCTCAGCAAATGCAATGGAGGCCGCAGCAGCATCCAAAATCTTTTCGCGCTCTGTGGCATCCAGAAAACTTGTTTATGGCACGATGCTGTGTGA